Proteins encoded together in one Shewanella oneidensis MR-1 window:
- a CDS encoding ABC transporter permease, producing MLHIKPILSSLLRSKSGPLLLLLQIMLSVAIVANASFIIVERLSLMARESGIVENEVFDFSIYHFDKSTDLVAQDKRDLELLRAIPGVIDVAPSSMAPLSGGGWSSNFTLGPEERAKSTPNTGMYMSDEHFIDSLGLKLVEGRNFYPQEITTELLEDGGKMIVTKAFVDKVWPNDSALGKSVYMGSQHYVVIGVVERLQTAWVDNSNVEYSSVLSVNYPADYKRYLVRAKASDIARLKEVIPEVLHKEYPSRVIEGFTTISERRIEAYRDHELMATVLTMMVVLLLLITSLGVTGMVMFNIQRRTKQIGTRRALGAKKRDIISYFLVENYLLCLLGGTLGVLLAIQLGQQLMSLYSLPMLALSYPLFTVVGLFVVTTLAVYLPARKAAKISPATATRTV from the coding sequence ATGTTACATATCAAACCTATCCTTAGCAGTTTATTACGCAGTAAAAGTGGCCCTTTACTCCTGTTATTACAGATTATGTTGTCGGTGGCTATTGTCGCTAATGCCAGCTTTATTATTGTCGAACGCTTGAGTTTAATGGCGCGTGAGTCAGGGATTGTTGAAAATGAAGTCTTCGATTTCAGTATTTATCATTTTGATAAATCAACGGATTTAGTTGCGCAGGATAAACGGGATTTAGAGCTCCTACGTGCTATACCTGGGGTTATCGATGTTGCGCCGAGTTCCATGGCTCCCCTGAGCGGTGGCGGTTGGTCGAGTAATTTTACCCTAGGGCCAGAGGAGCGCGCTAAATCCACGCCCAATACCGGCATGTATATGAGTGATGAGCATTTTATCGACTCCTTAGGGCTTAAGTTAGTTGAAGGACGTAACTTCTATCCCCAAGAGATCACCACTGAACTGTTAGAGGATGGTGGCAAGATGATCGTCACTAAAGCCTTTGTCGATAAGGTGTGGCCGAATGACTCTGCACTCGGAAAGAGCGTATATATGGGATCGCAGCACTATGTCGTGATAGGGGTCGTGGAGCGTTTACAAACGGCTTGGGTGGATAACAGCAATGTAGAGTATAGCTCTGTGTTGTCAGTAAATTATCCCGCTGACTATAAACGTTATTTAGTCAGAGCTAAGGCAAGTGATATTGCGCGCTTAAAAGAGGTCATCCCCGAGGTCTTGCATAAAGAGTATCCGAGCCGGGTGATTGAAGGCTTTACCACCATAAGTGAGCGTCGTATCGAGGCATACCGTGACCATGAGTTAATGGCAACCGTGCTGACCATGATGGTGGTATTGCTGCTGTTGATTACCTCACTTGGGGTAACGGGGATGGTGATGTTTAATATTCAGCGCCGCACTAAGCAAATTGGCACTCGCCGTGCGCTAGGAGCTAAGAAGCGCGATATTATCAGCTACTTCTTAGTGGAAAATTATCTACTTTGTCTGTTGGGTGGCACTCTAGGTGTGCTGTTAGCTATTCAGTTAGGCCAGCAATTGATGAGTCTGTATAGCTTACCTATGCTGGCGCTTTCCTATCCATTATTCACCGTTGTGGGATTATTTGTGGTGACAACGCTTGCTGTGTACTTACCTGCACGCAAGGCTGCCAAGATATCTCCGGCGACAGCAACCCGCACGGTGTAG
- a CDS encoding ABC transporter permease: MFFYYLDLAWRSIKKTPMLSALMIMAISIGIGITITTLNIYKMMSINPAGDKSSQLFAVQLWSQGPDAWDYFDPQITYQDGFNLLKSDIPRLQTPMFRTGGAVQTEDPSFLPVLQSRVRVTNNDFFPLFGLEFQYGQAWDDSVDKTARYEVVLTNELNKTLFAGENSVGKTIYFNAKPYQVVGVLKPWAPSPNYHDLNNGAFGNVDTLFVPYSLAPIEEYGSWGNTNGWSHESINTYAQRLTSEKHWTQFWVQLDTPEQAAEYRQWVRQYIEQQKQLGRFSSPKADVQLSDVDQWLAINKVVPEDNKVLVGLSALFLIVCLVNMLGLLLSKFLRRAPEIGVRRAIGASQGQIFAQHMVEVSMMGLFGGLLGLAWAWGSLALLTNKFQLEASLTHLDASMWLIAPIIAILAAIVAGIYPAWRVCTTNPSVYLKSQ, translated from the coding sequence ATGTTCTTCTATTACTTAGATTTAGCTTGGCGTAGCATCAAAAAAACGCCCATGTTATCGGCACTGATGATCATGGCGATTTCTATCGGCATTGGCATCACTATCACTACGCTAAACATCTACAAAATGATGTCTATCAACCCTGCAGGGGATAAATCCAGCCAATTATTTGCAGTGCAGTTATGGAGCCAAGGCCCCGATGCTTGGGATTATTTTGATCCTCAGATCACTTATCAGGACGGCTTTAACTTACTTAAGAGTGATATTCCGCGCCTACAAACCCCCATGTTTCGCACGGGCGGTGCAGTGCAGACTGAAGATCCTAGTTTTTTACCTGTGCTGCAATCTCGGGTGCGCGTCACTAATAATGACTTTTTCCCGCTCTTTGGTCTGGAATTTCAATATGGTCAGGCATGGGATGACAGTGTCGACAAAACGGCACGCTATGAAGTTGTGTTGACCAATGAGTTGAATAAGACCCTGTTTGCGGGCGAAAACAGCGTGGGTAAGACGATTTATTTCAACGCTAAACCTTATCAGGTCGTGGGAGTGCTTAAGCCTTGGGCGCCGAGTCCTAATTATCATGACCTTAACAATGGCGCCTTTGGTAATGTCGATACCCTGTTTGTGCCCTATAGCCTAGCGCCGATTGAGGAATACGGTAGTTGGGGCAATACCAATGGCTGGAGCCATGAAAGTATCAATACCTATGCTCAGCGTTTGACCTCTGAAAAGCATTGGACGCAATTTTGGGTGCAACTCGATACGCCAGAGCAAGCAGCAGAGTATCGCCAGTGGGTACGCCAATATATTGAGCAGCAAAAGCAGTTGGGCCGCTTTAGCTCACCTAAGGCCGATGTGCAATTGTCCGATGTTGACCAATGGTTAGCCATTAATAAAGTGGTACCTGAAGATAATAAAGTGCTAGTTGGCCTCAGCGCACTGTTCTTAATTGTTTGCTTGGTCAATATGTTAGGTTTGTTACTGTCTAAGTTTTTACGCCGTGCCCCCGAGATTGGTGTGCGCCGCGCGATAGGTGCCAGCCAAGGGCAAATTTTTGCCCAACATATGGTAGAAGTGTCAATGATGGGATTATTCGGTGGATTATTGGGCCTCGCTTGGGCCTGGGGCTCACTTGCCTTGCTCACAAACAAGTTTCAATTAGAGGCTTCGCTCACTCACCTCGATGCTAGCATGTGGCTCATTGCGCCTATTATTGCCATTTTAGCGGCGATAGTGGCGGGAATTTATCCTGCCTGGCGCGTGTGTACCACTAACCCAAGTGTTTATCTTAAGAGCCAATAA
- a CDS encoding ABC transporter ATP-binding protein gives MLSMKNISKVFKTDLVETHALRDFNLEVSEGEFVAVTGPSGSGKTTFLNIAGLLEGFTHGDYFLDGINVSNLSDNKSAAVRNEKIGFIFQGFNLIPDLNLAENIEVPLRYRGFSAKERNRRVEQALEQVGLAARMKHLPTQLSGGQQQRVAIARALAGEPRFLLADEPTGNLDSLMARQVMELLENINQAGTTIIMVTHDPELARRAQRNIQIVDGQVCDFTMYQPNVARSASLGSVDKLVANAQG, from the coding sequence ATGTTATCAATGAAGAATATCAGTAAGGTTTTTAAAACGGACTTAGTGGAAACCCATGCGCTGCGGGATTTTAATCTTGAGGTGAGCGAGGGCGAGTTTGTGGCGGTGACAGGGCCCTCTGGATCGGGCAAAACCACCTTTCTAAATATTGCAGGCTTACTCGAAGGCTTTACCCATGGGGATTACTTTTTAGATGGCATCAATGTCTCAAACCTCAGTGATAACAAAAGCGCCGCCGTACGTAATGAGAAAATTGGCTTTATTTTCCAAGGTTTTAACCTGATCCCCGATCTTAATTTAGCCGAAAACATTGAAGTGCCACTGCGTTACCGTGGCTTTAGCGCCAAAGAGCGTAACCGCCGCGTGGAACAGGCGCTGGAGCAAGTCGGTTTAGCTGCCCGCATGAAGCATTTACCTACCCAATTATCTGGCGGTCAGCAACAAAGGGTGGCGATTGCCCGTGCACTTGCGGGTGAGCCACGGTTTTTACTCGCCGACGAACCAACCGGTAACCTCGACAGTTTAATGGCACGTCAAGTGATGGAATTACTTGAAAATATTAATCAGGCAGGCACCACTATTATCATGGTAACCCATGACCCTGAACTGGCGCGCCGCGCCCAGCGCAATATTCAAATCGTCGATGGTCAAGTCTGCGACTTTACCATGTATCAACCCAATGTGGCCCGCAGCGCAAGCCTCGGCAGCGTCGATAAACTGGTTGCTAACGCCCAAGGCTAG
- a CDS encoding efflux RND transporter periplasmic adaptor subunit → MIKDTSGQDTLLVPSTAKRLKLPLIIGGCTLLVSALVWASFSSDKVSQSISRSELTTATLHVGTLTRDVATTGKIVAANAPILYSTEEGTVTLLSNPGDNVARGDVVAKLDSPRLTNALEQAQSVLAGMQSALERAKLDARRSQLQANQTLDMAKVDLEAAERERRRGELLIQSKLIGQIDYEKGKDDLHKAKLKFEHALQEVALTKDTLTFEVKNKALEVERQQLAVRELERQVEALNIKAPVNGIIGNWLTEQKNHLSANQPILTVVDLSAYEAELAVPESYADELGLGMEVELSFGEVKLIGKLSSISPEVRNREVTARVQFTQNDSLKLRQNQRISARVLLEHRDNVLMVKRGAFMTSGGDEVYQVEGDIATRRQIKLGSTSMSQVEVVEGGKASDVWVISSVEPFNHAEQVKIH, encoded by the coding sequence ATGATTAAAGATACCAGCGGCCAAGATACCCTCCTTGTGCCATCAACAGCCAAACGTCTTAAGTTGCCCTTGATTATTGGTGGCTGCACCTTATTAGTGAGCGCCTTAGTGTGGGCCAGTTTCAGTAGCGATAAAGTGAGTCAATCCATCAGCCGAAGTGAGCTCACCACAGCCACTTTGCATGTGGGCACCCTTACTCGCGATGTCGCCACTACAGGCAAAATCGTTGCGGCTAATGCGCCTATTTTGTATAGCACCGAGGAGGGCACTGTTACGCTCCTGAGTAATCCTGGAGATAACGTGGCGCGCGGGGATGTGGTGGCGAAGCTTGACAGTCCAAGATTGACTAATGCCCTTGAGCAAGCTCAATCAGTTTTAGCGGGTATGCAAAGTGCCTTAGAGCGCGCCAAGTTAGATGCGAGACGCAGCCAATTGCAGGCAAATCAAACCTTAGATATGGCCAAGGTGGATCTGGAGGCGGCAGAGCGTGAACGTCGCCGTGGTGAACTGCTTATTCAAAGTAAGCTCATCGGACAGATTGACTATGAAAAGGGCAAAGATGATCTGCATAAGGCCAAATTGAAATTTGAACATGCTTTGCAGGAAGTGGCGCTAACCAAGGACACCTTAACCTTTGAGGTAAAAAATAAGGCACTCGAAGTTGAGCGCCAACAGTTAGCGGTGCGTGAATTAGAACGCCAAGTCGAAGCCTTAAATATCAAAGCACCCGTAAACGGCATCATAGGTAACTGGCTAACGGAGCAAAAAAACCACCTCAGCGCAAACCAACCTATTTTGACCGTGGTGGATTTAAGTGCCTATGAGGCCGAGCTTGCGGTGCCAGAGTCTTACGCCGATGAACTCGGGCTCGGTATGGAGGTTGAGCTGAGTTTTGGTGAGGTGAAACTGATTGGCAAATTATCCTCCATTTCTCCCGAGGTGCGTAATCGCGAGGTCACTGCACGAGTGCAATTTACCCAGAATGACAGTCTTAAGTTACGCCAAAACCAGCGGATCTCCGCCAGAGTGCTGCTCGAACATCGGGATAATGTGTTGATGGTCAAACGCGGCGCCTTTATGACCAGCGGTGGTGATGAGGTGTATCAAGTTGAAGGGGATATTGCGACTCGTCGCCAGATTAAACTGGGTAGCACCAGCATGAGTCAGGTGGAAGTGGTTGAAGGTGGTAAAGCGAGTGATGTATGGGTGATTTCTAGCGTTGAGCCTTTCAATCATGCTGAACAAGTCAAAATACATTGA
- the pyrC gene encoding dihydroorotase, which yields MKTLTITRPDDWHIHLRDGAQLTDTVRDISRYMGRAIVMPNLVPPAIDTETALAYYDRIKARVPAGSQFEPLMVLYLTDKTSPDEIRKAKASGKVFAAKLYPAGATTNSDSGVTDLKNIYPALEAMQEVGMLFLVHGEVTDSSIDIFDRERVFIENILSKIVTDFPNLKIVLEHITTKDAVDFVTQASDNVAATITAHHLLYNRNHMLAGGIRPHFYCLPILKRNTHQQALLAAAASGNKKFFLGTDSAPHAKDRKEAACGCAGSYTAHAAIELYAEAFESVNALDKLEAFASFNGPDFYNLPRNSDTITLVKKAWDIPASYPLGDTNVVPIRAGEQIDWQVE from the coding sequence ATGAAAACACTCACAATTACGCGTCCTGACGACTGGCATATTCACCTAAGAGACGGCGCCCAATTAACCGATACCGTTCGCGACATCAGCCGCTATATGGGCCGCGCGATCGTCATGCCTAACTTAGTGCCCCCCGCGATCGATACCGAAACCGCCTTGGCGTACTACGATCGCATCAAGGCGCGAGTGCCCGCAGGCTCGCAATTTGAGCCCTTAATGGTGCTGTATCTCACCGACAAAACCAGCCCAGACGAAATCCGTAAAGCTAAAGCCTCGGGCAAAGTCTTTGCCGCTAAGCTCTATCCTGCTGGCGCGACGACGAACTCAGACTCTGGCGTCACCGATTTAAAAAATATCTACCCTGCCCTCGAAGCGATGCAGGAAGTCGGCATGTTGTTTTTAGTGCACGGCGAAGTGACTGACTCATCGATTGATATTTTCGACCGTGAGCGCGTGTTTATTGAGAATATCTTGAGCAAGATCGTGACTGATTTTCCAAACCTCAAAATCGTCCTCGAGCATATCACCACTAAAGATGCCGTCGATTTTGTGACTCAAGCCTCTGATAATGTGGCCGCCACGATCACCGCGCACCATTTACTTTATAACCGCAACCATATGTTGGCTGGCGGTATTCGCCCGCATTTTTATTGCCTACCGATTTTAAAGCGCAATACTCACCAGCAAGCACTGTTAGCGGCTGCAGCCAGTGGCAATAAAAAGTTCTTCCTCGGTACTGACTCGGCGCCACACGCGAAAGACCGCAAAGAGGCCGCCTGCGGCTGTGCGGGTTCTTATACTGCCCATGCGGCAATTGAGCTGTATGCCGAAGCCTTTGAATCGGTGAATGCGCTGGATAAATTAGAAGCCTTTGCCAGTTTTAACGGCCCAGATTTTTACAATCTACCCCGCAATAGCGATACCATCACCTTGGTGAAAAAAGCGTGGGACATTCCCGCAAGTTATCCGCTTGGCGACACAAATGTCGTCCCCATCCGCGCTGGCGAACAAATTGATTGGCAGGTTGAATAA
- a CDS encoding nuclear transport factor 2 family protein: MSNLTVNSVTAEALVQAQLEAYNQHDLANFVSQFSEDICIYRPPATEPVIQGKAAFRYFYQNERFNLPHLHAEILNRMVVGNKVVDHERISGIHDEPFEVMVVFEVSDGLIQNMWSFATS, translated from the coding sequence TTGAGCAATTTAACTGTAAACAGCGTGACGGCCGAAGCCTTAGTGCAAGCCCAGTTGGAAGCCTACAACCAACATGACCTTGCCAACTTTGTATCACAATTTAGTGAAGATATTTGCATCTATCGTCCACCCGCCACAGAGCCCGTTATTCAGGGTAAAGCTGCTTTTCGCTATTTCTATCAAAATGAACGCTTTAACTTGCCGCATTTACATGCCGAAATCCTCAACCGTATGGTCGTCGGCAATAAGGTCGTGGATCACGAACGGATCAGCGGCATACACGACGAGCCTTTTGAAGTGATGGTGGTATTTGAGGTGAGTGATGGGCTAATCCAAAATATGTGGAGTTTTGCGACTAGTTGA
- a CDS encoding DUF3144 domain-containing protein yields MSNNENAFYARATELIKLANQQNQNTEIQTGEVSASFMWALARYNAWFGSTSFETKEQMQAKKQEMMDYYMDRYKEMLDANMEDYIENFDHYRATQK; encoded by the coding sequence ATGTCTAATAACGAAAACGCCTTTTACGCCCGCGCCACTGAGTTGATTAAGCTCGCTAACCAGCAAAACCAAAACACCGAAATCCAAACCGGTGAAGTCAGCGCTTCCTTTATGTGGGCCCTCGCCCGCTACAACGCATGGTTTGGCTCCACCAGCTTTGAAACCAAAGAACAAATGCAGGCCAAAAAGCAGGAAATGATGGACTACTATATGGATCGCTATAAAGAGATGCTCGATGCCAATATGGAAGACTATATCGAGAACTTCGACCACTACCGCGCAACGCAAAAGTAA
- a CDS encoding transporter substrate-binding domain-containing diguanylate cyclase, giving the protein MNYRFAQCLSCILLILCTLLSSSIGVAAERQKLIIANSKAWKPYSYIDEQGKPSGILIDLWIAYGQANNVDIEFQLMDWNDSLLAVKSGKADIHAGLIRSPVRLEYLDFDEPLLEIDTQLYMHQTLLGDKLQDLLAGRLDTAVGVVKGGFEQEFAQRHFPQLSLIEYIDNDLMMQAAKRGELDAFIADAQVGNFYILVANGAKEFMPAQFLYSEPLRPAVRKGNQALLSQINQGFKKLNTQEKNRILSRWIHIETVYPRYLIPALAAGILSAGLFYTLQLRRTVRIRTRQLEDANHKLTLLAQTDSLTGIHNRHYFFNQLSDTQDLASSLTLIVFDIDDFKSINDTYGHSAGDNAICLITTCVREVLEPEMQFARIGGEEFAILARDKSAQASQQLAKRICQQIAQKKLPLASNTLISLTVSLGCAFYPTPDNPFTLNAADSLMYEAKRKGKNQAVFREFC; this is encoded by the coding sequence ATGAATTATCGCTTTGCTCAATGCTTGTCATGCATACTGCTCATACTGTGCACGCTCCTATCGAGTTCAATCGGCGTTGCAGCCGAAAGACAAAAGTTGATCATTGCCAACTCAAAAGCATGGAAACCCTATTCCTACATCGACGAGCAAGGCAAGCCATCAGGCATATTAATCGACCTATGGATCGCTTACGGCCAAGCGAATAATGTTGATATCGAATTTCAGCTTATGGATTGGAATGACTCTCTGCTGGCTGTTAAGTCTGGAAAAGCGGATATCCATGCAGGGTTAATTCGCTCACCCGTAAGGTTAGAATATCTTGATTTTGATGAGCCTCTTCTAGAAATCGACACACAGCTTTACATGCACCAAACACTGCTTGGCGACAAATTACAAGATCTACTCGCAGGACGATTGGATACTGCTGTCGGGGTGGTTAAGGGCGGATTTGAACAAGAATTTGCACAACGGCATTTTCCTCAGTTGTCTTTGATCGAGTACATTGATAATGACTTAATGATGCAAGCCGCAAAACGCGGTGAACTCGATGCCTTTATCGCAGATGCACAAGTCGGCAACTTTTATATTCTGGTAGCTAATGGCGCGAAAGAGTTTATGCCAGCACAATTTCTCTATTCAGAGCCTCTTCGTCCCGCCGTTCGAAAAGGCAATCAAGCATTACTAAGTCAAATCAATCAAGGTTTTAAAAAGCTTAACACGCAAGAAAAGAATCGAATTCTAAGTCGTTGGATCCATATTGAAACCGTTTATCCTCGCTATCTTATTCCTGCTTTGGCTGCTGGAATATTGAGTGCAGGATTATTTTATACCCTGCAATTACGTCGCACGGTAAGAATACGCACACGTCAGCTTGAAGATGCAAACCATAAATTGACCCTGCTCGCCCAGACAGATAGCTTAACGGGCATTCATAATCGCCATTACTTTTTTAACCAGTTAAGTGACACGCAAGATCTGGCTAGCAGCCTAACGTTAATCGTATTTGATATTGATGATTTTAAGTCGATTAATGACACCTATGGACACAGTGCAGGGGATAATGCAATTTGCCTTATTACCACTTGTGTGCGTGAAGTCCTTGAGCCTGAGATGCAGTTTGCCAGAATTGGGGGTGAAGAATTTGCCATTTTAGCGCGAGACAAATCGGCACAAGCATCACAGCAACTGGCAAAACGTATATGTCAGCAAATAGCACAAAAAAAACTCCCATTAGCTTCAAATACGCTGATTTCATTAACGGTAAGCCTTGGATGTGCCTTTTATCCTACGCCAGACAATCCATTCACTCTTAATGCCGCAGATAGTTTGATGTATGAAGCAAAGCGTAAAGGGAAGAACCAAGCCGTTTTCAGAGAATTCTGCTAA
- a CDS encoding glucosaminidase domain-containing protein — MLKELSILTGGDGVGFQSAPEQQSLQPAELKPVNVSINSIDELMLFFESLNYTPENFHGGNKSVPRITFDAVGEGWRSVSDQLPVKQKKMVFFRLMTPLVLLANEKVLQERQQVMSAPLDDAELIALAVKYKVISNPTQPLLASHRQALLERVDILPPSLVLAQAAKESGWGTSRFTLEGNALFGQWDFNGNGMEPKQKRQGMGRYGLARFETPLASVEGYLLNLNTHSAYYKMRQLRAQSRHANQMITGTALAGTLDRYSERGHAYVEMIRKMIRTNKLYLADEAYLNDDMPLHLLTRTN; from the coding sequence ATGCTCAAGGAATTGTCGATTCTCACAGGGGGGGATGGTGTTGGATTTCAATCGGCGCCTGAGCAGCAATCTTTACAGCCTGCAGAGCTTAAACCTGTCAATGTGAGTATTAATTCAATTGATGAACTGATGCTCTTTTTTGAATCTCTTAATTACACCCCTGAAAATTTTCATGGAGGGAATAAATCGGTACCCAGAATAACCTTTGATGCCGTAGGTGAGGGATGGCGGTCGGTATCAGACCAACTTCCTGTAAAACAAAAGAAAATGGTATTTTTTAGATTGATGACCCCCTTAGTGTTATTAGCTAATGAGAAAGTGTTACAAGAACGGCAACAGGTGATGTCTGCCCCCCTAGATGACGCAGAGTTGATTGCTTTAGCTGTTAAGTACAAGGTCATCAGCAATCCAACACAGCCGTTATTAGCATCCCATAGACAAGCCTTGCTTGAACGGGTCGATATTTTGCCTCCTTCGTTAGTGCTGGCTCAAGCGGCAAAGGAGAGTGGTTGGGGAACATCGCGCTTTACGCTTGAAGGTAATGCCTTGTTTGGTCAGTGGGATTTTAATGGTAATGGTATGGAGCCTAAGCAGAAGCGTCAAGGGATGGGGCGCTACGGACTTGCGCGATTCGAGACTCCCTTAGCCTCCGTTGAAGGATACTTATTGAATTTAAATACCCATAGCGCCTATTACAAAATGCGTCAGCTTCGTGCCCAATCAAGGCATGCAAATCAAATGATTACGGGGACTGCACTCGCTGGCACCTTAGACAGATATTCGGAGCGTGGGCACGCCTATGTTGAGATGATTCGGAAGATGATCCGCACCAATAAGCTTTATTTGGCAGATGAGGCCTATTTAAATGATGATATGCCATTGCATTTACTTACAAGAACAAACTAA
- a CDS encoding 5'-methylthioadenosine/S-adenosylhomocysteine nucleosidase yields MQNPQQVSASKTLSPILVQGAMDIEVETLIAALGKVTVNTFGSWTFWEGELSGHPVVVSRTEIGLANAAAATTLAIAHYRPKLIINQGTAGGHDPKLYRGDIVIGETSFNMGSYLTKLTPKGQGIHPTQWQNFDMTMYLRENGEVVKHNHFKADPALVEVALSQAHHYTKGNVVKGIIGTGDEWNRELDRINWLHHTFGTAVEEMETSAAALVAEAYKLPFVSIRILSNTDQHDQDCDPQTAVDCQQFVLNIIQQLINTTK; encoded by the coding sequence ATGCAAAATCCCCAACAAGTGTCAGCCAGCAAAACACTTTCCCCTATTTTGGTTCAAGGAGCGATGGACATTGAAGTTGAGACCTTAATTGCCGCCCTTGGCAAGGTCACTGTCAACACATTTGGATCATGGACGTTCTGGGAGGGTGAACTGAGTGGCCACCCTGTCGTGGTCTCCCGTACTGAAATAGGCTTAGCAAACGCGGCGGCAGCGACCACACTGGCCATTGCCCACTATCGACCCAAGCTAATCATCAATCAGGGCACCGCTGGCGGCCATGATCCTAAGCTGTATCGCGGTGATATCGTCATCGGTGAAACCAGTTTTAATATGGGTTCATATCTCACCAAGTTAACCCCAAAGGGTCAGGGGATTCATCCTACCCAATGGCAAAACTTCGATATGACCATGTACCTGCGTGAAAACGGCGAGGTGGTCAAGCATAACCACTTTAAAGCTGATCCAGCCTTAGTGGAGGTGGCATTATCCCAAGCACATCACTACACCAAGGGAAATGTAGTGAAGGGAATAATAGGTACTGGTGATGAATGGAATCGCGAGCTTGACCGTATCAATTGGTTACACCACACCTTTGGCACCGCAGTCGAAGAAATGGAAACGTCCGCGGCGGCGTTAGTGGCAGAGGCTTACAAACTCCCCTTTGTCAGCATTCGCATATTGTCAAATACCGATCAACACGACCAGGACTGTGACCCGCAGACCGCAGTGGATTGCCAGCAATTTGTACTGAACATCATACAGCAACTGATCAACACCACTAAATGA
- a CDS encoding NupC/NupG family nucleoside CNT transporter, with product MQILVSLLGIITLLAVAYLASENRRAINYRTVGLAFLLQLALGAFVMYSALGQSMIFSMAAAVSNVISYSNDGMSFMFGGLVSDKMYELFGAGGFVIAFKVLPIIVFFSALSAVLYYLGIMQLVVKAVGGALQKLLNTSKAESMSASANIFLGVTEAPLLIKPYMPRMTRSELFAVMCGGLASIAGTMLAGYAQLGIKMEYLLAASFMAAPGGLLFAKLLIPQTETINDAHLQLTEENQPRNLLDAATTGTMSGLSLALAVGAMLFSFISLVALFNGMLGGIGAWFGLEGLTLQQILGYLFAPLAWLMGISWNEAMLAGSFIGQKIVINEFFAYINLAPYLSGDALVATTGQPMSERTQVILSFALCGFANIGTVAIAIAGIGGLVPERRAEIASLGLKALAAGILSNLMAATIAGLFMSLS from the coding sequence ATGCAAATCTTAGTTAGCCTCTTAGGCATCATCACCTTACTTGCTGTGGCATACCTTGCCTCTGAAAACCGTAGAGCCATTAACTACCGCACTGTCGGCCTCGCCTTTTTACTACAATTGGCCCTAGGGGCATTTGTAATGTACTCCGCGCTGGGACAATCGATGATATTCTCGATGGCTGCTGCCGTCTCCAACGTCATCAGCTACAGCAATGACGGCATGTCTTTTATGTTTGGCGGCCTTGTCAGTGATAAAATGTATGAGCTATTTGGCGCAGGCGGTTTTGTCATCGCTTTTAAAGTGCTGCCAATTATTGTGTTTTTCTCAGCATTGTCGGCGGTGCTCTATTATCTGGGAATAATGCAACTGGTGGTCAAAGCCGTTGGCGGGGCGCTGCAAAAACTGCTCAACACCAGTAAGGCAGAATCCATGTCGGCCAGTGCCAACATCTTTTTAGGGGTAACAGAAGCGCCACTACTCATTAAACCTTATATGCCGCGTATGACTCGCTCAGAGTTATTTGCAGTAATGTGCGGCGGTTTAGCCTCAATCGCGGGCACTATGCTCGCGGGCTATGCTCAACTAGGCATAAAGATGGAGTACCTGCTCGCGGCCTCGTTTATGGCAGCTCCCGGCGGCCTTCTGTTTGCTAAGCTTTTGATCCCACAAACAGAAACAATCAACGATGCGCATCTACAGCTCACAGAGGAAAATCAACCTCGCAATCTACTTGATGCCGCCACCACAGGCACCATGAGCGGACTTTCCCTCGCCCTCGCGGTAGGCGCAATGTTGTTTTCATTTATCAGTTTAGTTGCCTTATTCAATGGGATGCTCGGTGGTATTGGCGCTTGGTTTGGCCTCGAGGGTCTCACTTTGCAACAGATCCTCGGCTACCTGTTTGCACCACTGGCTTGGTTAATGGGCATTTCTTGGAATGAAGCCATGCTGGCGGGCTCTTTTATTGGCCAAAAGATTGTGATCAATGAATTTTTTGCCTACATCAACTTAGCACCTTACCTGTCAGGTGACGCCCTAGTCGCAACCACAGGGCAACCAATGTCTGAGCGTACTCAAGTGATCTTATCTTTTGCGCTGTGTGGTTTTGCCAATATAGGTACTGTGGCTATCGCAATTGCTGGGATCGGTGGCCTAGTGCCAGAGCGCCGCGCTGAAATCGCCTCACTTGGCCTAAAGGCCTTGGCGGCGGGGATTTTATCTAATCTTATGGCGGCGACTATCGCGGGATTATTTATGAGCTTAAGCTAA